In a single window of the Gemmatimonadota bacterium genome:
- a CDS encoding flagellar hook-length control protein FliK produces MNALDVLVAPRALATAQGAEEAAPGSDADATAGAFIALLNAMLGAKPLIEAKPATLLPTSLVEGEHSADGPTAEGEGSTDSAAADGQTTLSVSGSALVTDGELVGIARAALESGKRGATHGKAAAHSKGSRLLATIPLVKSGRGEAAKATPAEPAATRQGGSADESSQVPSLAAQDPSTVDAGATNPGAVAAAAAAAIVIEALTSTANTEAPRAAAPAPVPMPLPPATSPSPAAAAPGTVGESALVQAVTELLEGLTAPATPAIDPALVDIPVHAADASPTAAKASAAVLPAGVVVTALDVAVEQPAVTTPIRGESSRRETADQAESATGSDIGTTAPSRAATPVVATLATAAGASPSREASTRTPLAARPLHDPAPVASTTDRSSDEMVTGAIAPEAQAGEHESSSSEHGNAQRERAARHTPAAERSVSWSSSAGVVNTASADDSTTVTKEVAGTRLPDEAPKTAQPTSHVTLQLDKETLGASRIRVAVRGDTVRATILAEDGKAAALTAQLPELRRALEERGFTQARVTIQVEGQQEHQGNVIAGAMTDDLRAKPAASARADQGRDEQQPRGGRRQDPDGDRPRDRRRQAPDEETE; encoded by the coding sequence GTGAACGCACTCGACGTGCTCGTTGCACCTCGCGCGCTGGCGACAGCGCAGGGGGCTGAAGAAGCCGCTCCCGGGAGCGACGCCGATGCCACGGCCGGCGCCTTCATCGCGTTGTTGAATGCGATGCTCGGCGCGAAGCCCCTGATCGAGGCGAAACCGGCCACCCTGTTGCCGACGTCACTCGTCGAAGGCGAGCATTCGGCCGATGGCCCAACAGCGGAAGGCGAAGGCTCGACTGACTCCGCCGCAGCGGACGGACAAACGACTCTGTCCGTTAGCGGCAGCGCGCTGGTGACCGACGGCGAGTTGGTGGGCATCGCCCGAGCGGCACTGGAGTCGGGCAAGCGTGGTGCGACCCACGGCAAGGCGGCGGCCCATTCGAAGGGCTCGCGGTTGCTGGCGACGATCCCGTTGGTGAAGTCCGGACGTGGCGAAGCTGCGAAAGCCACCCCCGCGGAACCGGCCGCGACGCGCCAAGGCGGAAGCGCTGATGAGTCGTCGCAGGTGCCGTCGCTGGCAGCCCAGGATCCATCGACCGTGGACGCCGGAGCAACGAACCCCGGCGCCGTTGCGGCTGCAGCTGCTGCCGCGATTGTCATCGAAGCTCTGACCTCGACGGCGAACACGGAAGCGCCACGCGCGGCGGCCCCGGCTCCGGTGCCAATGCCGCTGCCACCCGCGACATCTCCGTCACCCGCCGCGGCGGCACCCGGCACAGTCGGTGAATCGGCGCTGGTGCAGGCGGTGACGGAATTGCTTGAAGGGTTGACCGCACCCGCTACGCCAGCAATCGATCCTGCCCTGGTGGACATTCCGGTGCACGCCGCCGACGCGAGTCCGACTGCAGCGAAGGCGAGTGCGGCAGTGCTCCCTGCTGGCGTGGTGGTTACTGCCCTGGATGTCGCGGTGGAGCAACCGGCGGTTACTACGCCAATCCGCGGCGAGAGCTCCCGGCGCGAGACCGCCGATCAGGCCGAGAGCGCCACAGGCAGTGATATCGGCACCACGGCGCCATCGCGCGCCGCCACGCCGGTGGTTGCCACCCTCGCCACAGCTGCGGGAGCATCACCGTCACGCGAAGCGTCAACTCGTACACCGCTGGCCGCGCGCCCGCTGCACGACCCGGCACCGGTCGCATCGACGACCGACCGGTCGAGCGACGAGATGGTGACCGGGGCGATTGCCCCGGAGGCCCAGGCAGGCGAGCACGAGTCATCGAGCAGTGAACACGGCAATGCCCAGCGGGAACGTGCTGCTCGACACACGCCCGCCGCGGAGCGCTCGGTGAGCTGGTCGTCAAGCGCCGGCGTAGTGAACACTGCTTCGGCAGACGACAGCACCACGGTCACGAAGGAAGTGGCTGGCACGCGCCTCCCTGACGAGGCGCCGAAGACGGCCCAACCCACCAGCCACGTCACGCTTCAGCTCGACAAGGAGACCCTCGGAGCTTCGCGGATTCGCGTCGCCGTCCGTGGTGATACCGTGCGCGCGACGATCCTCGCCGAAGATGGCAAGGCTGCCGCACTGACCGCGCAACTTCCCGAATTGCGGCGCGCGCTCGAAGAGCGCGGCTTCACTCAGGCGCGCGTGACGATCCAGGTCGAAGGGCAACAGGAACACCAGGGGAATGTCATCGCTGGTGCGATGACCGATGATCTGCGGGCGAAGCCCGCGGCATCTGCGCGTGCCGACCAGGGGCGCGACGAACAGCAACCACGTGGTGGACGCCGTCAGGATCCTGACGGAGACCGCCCGCGCGACCGGCGACGCCAGGCGCCAGACGAGGAGACCGAATGA